Proteins encoded by one window of Heliangelus exortis chromosome 5, bHelExo1.hap1, whole genome shotgun sequence:
- the LOC139796669 gene encoding proline-rich protein HaeIII subfamily 1-like, which produces MHGKQTPSGSDTWAGDQGRSRYATPGKEGRRTAATRRPDPGPEEGTEPGNPRAALPRTHTAGSRCQTRQAGPRREAGRPRERGQRSRGGGTRGEARLNPSEERRPPRLTLGRGEGASAEVNTEIKPKERKPQRGREAPRRGNQEAQCPPQGPEPRSPVRRAASSPSAAPGAAMAGRESGRYVRGLFAAHLPASTRGPAPSRAEPRRPPTPRVPAPPSPEKPTQSGAGRSPAGRRGRPGGELLGAARLGSARPDPRCAEPRRREGPRRPLQSAPGAGRSGTGPGPPGRAEEPPTAPAPCQAPAAPQRLAAPGGQRWGGGPDSGPLASLSSGFPGSPPPPFPARSSPQGPELSPGPPRSPQSGAGQV; this is translated from the exons ATGCACGGCAAACAAACGCCATCAGGAAGTGACA CGTGGGCCGGCGACCAGGGACGATCGCGTTATGCAACGCCcgggaaggaggggaggagaaccGCCGCGACCCGCAGGCCCGACCCCGGCCCTGAGGAGGGGACGGAGCCCGGCAACCCCCGGGCCGCCCTTCCCCGCACACACACGGCGGGTTCCCGCTGTCAGACCCGCCAGGCCGGGCCCCGCCGGGAGGCGGGAAGGCCACGGGAGCGCGGCCAGAGGAGCCGAGGAGGGGGCACAAGGGGGGAAGCGCGATTAAACCCCTCGGAAGAGAGGCGGCCCCCGCGCCTCACCCTCGGCAGGGGAGAAGGTGCCAGCGCGGAGGTGAACACCGAAATTAAACCGAAAGAGCGTAAACCCCAGAGGGGACGGGAGGCGCCGCGCCGGGGGAACCAGGAGGCCCAGTGCCCTCCGCAGGGCCCGGAGCCGCGCAGCCCCGTCCGGCGGGCAGCCAGCAGCCCCTCGGCGGCCCCCGGAGCCGCCATGGCCGGCCGGGAGAGCGGGCGGTACGTGCGGGGCCTGTTCGCCGCCCACCTGCCCGCCTCGACCCGCGGCCCCGCACCGAGCCGAGCTGAACCGAGAAGGCCGCCCACACCCCGCGTCCCGGCCCCGCCGAGTCCCGAGAAGCCTACCCAGAGCGGGGCTGGCCGCTCTCCCGCGGGGAGGAGGGGACGTCCCGGCGGCGAGCTGCTCGGAGCCGCCAGGCTGGGCTCGGCGCGGCCGGATCCCCGCTGCGCCGAACCGCGGCGGCGGGAGGGGCCGCGGAGGCCGCTCCAATCGGCgcccggggcggggcggagcgggACGGGCCCGGGCCCGCCGGGGAGGGCCGAGGAACCGCCGACCGCCCCCGCGCCGTGCCAGGCACCGGCAGCCCCGCAGCGCCTGGCAGCGCCGGGCGGGCAGCGCTGGGGCGGGGGGCCCGACTCGGGGCCCCTAGCGTCTCTCTCCTCAGGGTTTCCGGGATCTCCGCCGCCCCCCTTCCCGGCCCGGAGCTCTCCCCAGGGCCCGGAGCTCTCCCCAGGGCCTCCGCGGTCTCCTCAGAGCGGGGCAGGGCAGGTTTAA